aaaaaaaaacgatcgaTGTGATGTTAGAGATAAGAAAAGTAGATGAAAATAAGTGGCCGGAGAAGCGTACGGAAAGTTTAGTTTTATGTTTATGAGCATGCATAAAGAAACCCTAATTTGGAACAAATACAGAGTATAATGTTTTAATTGTGAGTTTaaattttttaaataaaattaattagtGTTTATGACATCATCAAAATATTCTCagattttttctttttatatttattttttttaatgaaaGGAAAATGCATATTTATGATgtatcattttagcaatataatagaaactatagatagatagatgtatATCTTATACGTGAATTCTGACTTCACCTCTATATCTATTAGCCGCATGTGACTTGTCAACGGTTAAAAAAAGAATTCACAAGGTCAATTATACAAAAAGATGATTCAGCAAGTGAATTTGGCAAAAAAAGAGAATTTTTAGGATGAATTTCGATTTCGAATGAAATTGATTTCTCGGGGTAAATTCGGAAAATAGGTAAAAAAAATTCCTTCCCTGCGCAAACTTTGGTAAAAAAGTTGCTGCTGTATTTCATGAAAAAGGGGTTTTAGGTTGCCTGCTGTCTCCGGCGACGATTGCATAAGTCTAAATTTTCAAAATTTTGATAGGTTTTACTATCTATCCATCTTCTTATTTTCTGCGTTTGTTTACACTTTTATTTTTTAAAAGGATCACGTACTAGTTCGATGTCGTTGATATTAATCTATACGCTGCATAATTTGTCTATCGAGTCTGGTAGAACTAAATTGGTCAAAATTGATTGTAATTAAGGGGGAacttttatatagtttatatagatatatagatgccTATTATTTAGCTGGATTCTGTTAATTTTTTGCTCTTGTAGTGTATACATAAGTTCTAGGTTTTGTGGAGTGGCTGTTATATTGATAATGAACACTAATAATAaccaattgttgtttcttgatttcAACAGCTAGAGAAAACATTATCAATGAACAATGCTAATATTAGTCACAAGACATGAAATTCTAAAATCGGAAGTTAAATGTATAATTCTTCCTTGAATCGGTGATGCTTTTGGTTAAGCATTAATAGTTGAATGAGAACATCAACTTTCAACGATACTTATTATAGTTCATATGTAATTTGGTCGTTTTGTAATGTTATTCTTATTAGTGGATTTTGATTATCAGGTGACTTATGATGTACGTGTGAGGAAACTATTAAGTTTTTGGTACTATGGATCTGAACCCCTTTAAACTTGACATCGATGAGCTTATCGGCGAGTTTGCAGAGGTAGTCAcgcctttttctattttaattacTGTCTCTTTCGTTTTGTTATTTGTTAGTAGAAGTGAAAAAATTGGCAGGTAAAGcagcagtggcggaacttgaacccgaccgGAGATGGGGCGAAATTAATGAAAGGGGGTAAacacttaaaaaaaaactaaattttAGTAAATTTTTCTTTTTTTAGAGTAAATTTTTTTTCCCCGAAAATCGAGCCGGGGCGGATACCCCCTTTTGCCTCCACAATGTTCCACCTCTGTAAAGCAGGTTGGTTAACTGGgcaaatggtttttttttttttttgttttgtttgggTGGCGCTGATTGATGTCGGCTGCCAATTATATATACTACTCTgttaataatccattttttgataaGATATTTTACAAGGTTTTATGCATTATTAATATGTTTTGGGAACCGTTGTCCTTTGTGGCTCATTTCTTTTTTGGCTATTTGGAATAAATTTTGCTTGTTTGACTCATTAAGCGATAAAACATAACTTGAATTGACCCATTTTTAGTAAACGGGACGATTTCTACCACTTATGTAGTAATAGTTGTACTATTTTGATGAACTTTTTCATTGCATATTTTTGATGTCATTGATTTTATTGGAATTATTTCAGGATGAAATGACTACATTAGCCCACATGAAGAGGATATGGCTTTCTAAAAAGTTCACTTGTATCTTTGAAGCTAAGCCTAACACAAAATTGGGATTTTTTATGCAATCTCTGTATGGTCATTGCATAGGTATACACTCTAAACTTCTACTTAGATCAATATTGGCTGTTCATAATTTTTTTTGTAATGAATGATAGTAATATATATGTTCTTCTGCAGGTTACATGACGTCTTCTGGTTCTATATCACACAGGCTTGGTGGTCTTTATTGCCTATACTGCCTACATGAAACACAACCATTCAACCCTCCCTTCAGAATTTATATTTCCATACGTAAGTTATCACATCAGGTTTCGTTGCTTCATACTGAAGGTGGCTAAATGGGCAGGTCTAGGCTGATTCGGCACGGGTTGAAACAATAAAATGGGAACTGGGAGTATGGGCTGAAACTGACAGGTGTGGTTGGGCTGACACAAATTAGTAAACTACTTTTTACAAAATTATTTGAATGAATGATTTTAGAGGTTTTATGCAACTAACTTTTACTGTCATTGACCTTCGACCCATTTTCTTTTATATCAAGAATAACATAATTAACATCCGATTTAGCAGAGGAATTGAAGAGACTTAAGGAACTTGTTCGTGATGCAAAGAAAGTGAATATAAAAGATGTTCCTCTTTTAGTCAATAATATGCTAAAAAGAAATTTTTTTCTTTACGGGGCTATCGACTTGAAGGAAGGATCTGTAGAAGAAAGGCTAAATGAACTAACGTCTCTACAGAATGCTCGCGTTCAACATGCCAATAAAAAGTAAACTATATTTTTACCAAACTTTCAATTTCATTGTTGTTTTGCATATACAACCACTAAAGGTTTCTTCTATTTGAGTTGGAGATTAGAGGTGGCAATCTCAACCCATTAAACGGACAATTCTGATTTTTTTATGTTCGATAACGGATTCAatggataagatataaaataagtaGTTAAATATGAAAATGGCCAAATGGGTCAAACGCATTAGAGGGTCAACACTTGTCTAATGTGTATTCGAATACTTACAACATTCTAACTTACATTTATTAAAAGAAATTATATCACTATATTAGTAGGATTTCTGTAGTTATATTTACCATTAGTTATTTCAAATTTTAATGGGCAAAAAAGTGTTGGTGGGTCCACCTGATCCGAATCTATTCATTTGGGCCTGAACTCAGTTAAACCCAATACTAAACCTTTTTTGGCTTGCTTTTTTTGCCACCTCTTTTAAAAAACCATAAACTTGGGTCATGTATATGATTTTTGTAAACTCAAGGAACTTGGTGCACCAAGTTGCTTCAAGGAACTTGGTGCACCAAGTTGCTTTTGCTTAACATGtgttataatacaaaccataattaGATTTACGTATGTTCCTATTTTGGGTGATATAGGTTATTTGCAGATACACAAATTGAGCATTACATCCATATGGACATGGTGAGTATACAAACTCACTTTATTTTTGCAGTGTCTTGGGGGTGTTTGGTTATACATTTTTAAGTGATTATAGCTATTTAAAGTACCGGAACAATGAACTATTTATACGTGTGTTTACGATGTCTTTATTATTACGTGTTTGTGATCCAGGGAAAAGAACTTGATGTCGATTCACTGAAGAAAATTTCAAGAGAATATGCCATGGCCAAAGAGCTAGCCATCAAAGGTTCTATTTTATACGGATTATGAATTTACTTCTCTAAACCTTAGTCAACTATTTAATTATTGatccaaaaaaaaaatttccttgatAAAAGAGGCTGAAAAGGTGGTGAGCACTCAAGATATAAAGCACATTGCAGTTAACCAGGCATTGATTGGAGATGTGATTGAGAAAACGACTCAAGATTGGAACAATCATAAAGAAGCGTTTTATCAGCAAACGGGACTTAACCAACATCAGCATTTCATTGAAAAGCCGAGCTCTGAGCAACCAAGTATCAATGAAAACGCTGAAGCAGATGACTTCATTGAGAATTCAGGAATGCAAGACGGAGGAGCATATGCAGAAAATGATGACAACTTTTGTGATGAACTAGAGCAACAACTACTATCTTTGGAAGAATTGTAGTTGTACAATTTGCATGGTTGGTTGTACTTTCGGGTGAAGGGTAGTTTAGTCTTATAACGTTTATGTGATATTGCTTGATAAGCACAACTCGTGGTATTTGGACGTGTGTTTCTTGAAAACATATTTCATGGCCCTAAAATATAGTTGGATTTATTATACAAACGAGGATATATGTGACTTGTCATAAATGTTTTGATGCGTAGAAGCATGATTTCTGCATTCAATTCTAGCTATTTCTTCACCTTTTGATCGACATGAACAACATATATATGCATTTTGATCATTTGATGCAATATCCATATGTGTGATTGGTTGTTAacgaaaataaaagaaaaaaaaaaaaaaaaaacagaaaatgaCCATAAAAACCAATTGCTACGCTAACCACCTTTTATCTTTTAGAATATTTGATTAAGATTAATTTTAAGTACTATTCAGAACAAAACGCTTATTTTAAGTGGACAAAATTAGGCGAACAGTCCTTTTGGTTTCTCAATTTTCACGTTCAGAAACCTTTTTTGCTTGAGTCTTTGTGATTTGCTCGTTTTGCGCGAATCATCCGTGACGTTAAAAAGTTCGTTAAATTGCATCATGTATATTCGTCATTTTCGTTTTTCATTTAACTCACTCCATTTCAACTTCACATTCCTCAAAGTTTATAACCCCTAAATTTGACCGAATCAAAACACGCGAGGAACACACAAAATTTGAAATCCAAAATTTGTAAGTGTCTTTTAGTGAAAACTGTGATTTTCACAAGGTTTTATAGTTGACCCAAATGCTTTTAAAATACTTTGCAACTCAGGTtaaagaaaaggaaaagaaaaaaattgGTAGTTAATATTGCtcttttatacatatttatatttgcaATATCATTTCTTCTGTCGTTGTATTTGAACATGTTTTGGATTCGTTATCACTTGTTTTTCATGGAGATTGTTTCAGGTATATATGTGGATtataaaagtttttgtaaagaaaCAGGCGTTAAATTGCGATTTTTATGAGGCTTGACTGCACTATCTCTCCTAAAAAAGATAGTGTACGCGTCACCCACCTTACTCTTCTACTTTGTAATGTTTTTCATTAAGCATCGCTCAACGTCCGGAGGCATATGTTCCGAGGATGAATGGAAATCCTACGAATTCACAAGGTATTCTGTAGTTCACGTGTTATTCATTTTATACggaggttgcatagcatggtcagaaacCAGACTATGTGCCAGACTAAAACCACTAGGGCATGTATGCACTATTTCTCCTTACAAGAAGTGTATGCGCCCAACCACCTCACGCAACTAATATGCATGTCACCGAGACATTGCCTTAACGCTCACATATATAATCTTAAGTTATTACAATAACCTGAGCGGAAATGGTATTCTAAATAGGTCACTCGAATTATATTCAAGTGTTAACAATTTCTTGTTTATCGCTTTCCTTTGCACCCAGGAAAGTAGTTTACCGAGCACGTTAACAGGTTAGTGTCATTATCCAATACCAGGTTAGCAGTAGTTGACACATACATTTCATTATTACAATTGCTTGCTCAACGCTTTACTTTTTGCTCGGAAAGTTGTTAACTGAGTAAGTTAATCGTCTTGTgtcgtgtagtgacccgtcctaatccatctggacgaatacattacatttggttacatcgcgaggtacttgacctctatatgatacattttacaaacattacattcgtttttaaaagacaaactttcattatatcgaaagttgatggcatgcataccatttcataatatatccaactaaaattgacttagtaataatcttgatgaactcgacgactcgaatgcaacgtctttttgaaatatgtcatgaatgactccaagtaatatctctaatatgagcaaatgcacagcggaagatttctttcatacctgagaataaacatgctttcaagtgtcaactaaaaggttggtgagttcataagtttatcataaacaataaaaattcatcattttgatagaccacaagatttaaatgttgcatggtacaaatgggcccgaatcctatacccacctgtaatgtacatgcgatatcttttaaatacagtacacctttcttgtgtacgaaaccatttttcataatcttagtaaccgtacacatatctcgtgtacaaaatctcttacacataacctgtgtataaaatcattctctcgatacataacattcatatttctttcatagcttggcttggtaaccgaccttaacatataatgcgcatcaataatatccccaaaaaaaaagaacatctcgtctgtataatatcatataaacttcgaagtactaaacaccacgcccactagcccttccgtctagtgaacattctgggtgagggtgttaaacccggtagctacctttaggattcgcgtcaattaggcgtgctctaattctcaaaattagtgatgttccctaattcttaggttaccaagcaataataatcaggggaaaaaatattcatatcaattgtggcaattatcacgtccacataattcaatggtggcaattatcacgtccacataattcattcgaggaatgttttacttgtgtctatctcgtcaaacatttataaaagcatttcatgtattcgcagttaaaaatgtatttcaaaagcatttaataaagcagttgtaaaagtagcgcatgtattctcagtcccaaaaatgtaaagagtaaaagggagcaaatgaactcacagtaacgtattttgtagtaaaaatacatatgacggtattgaacaactgaacaatgcagggttggcctcgaattcacgaacctatatcaagtatatatatattaaaacatataatcgtaattaattaatttatatgtatttattatgcATTAATATTAGTATCCTTATATAGGTAATtttgttaatatttataatatgttataatacttatttgatatataatttaattaacgttatattagtgtaaataatattagttaaaacatataaTCAATTAGTATTGGTATACTTATGTAAATAATACATTTTCATATAAATTTCATTTGTTTGcaaaataatagttaataatattacaaaaataaggataataataataattataatgctaataataataatgatagtaataataatgtattttgatgaaatgataataatgataagataaaatgatagttttcataaaaataatattttttaataataacggtagttttaataataatagttttaataataatgtcagAAATCATATTGATagtattaatgtttaaatgataattcCAACAATGATGtttaataatacttgtaatgatctgataacattaataataatgatattaataatgataatactagtatttatTGACAATAATAAATcgtaatatgatagtaataataatacttaacttaacaacaataataataatgttcatttttgtaattatattcataatcataaattatatttatttcatgtattagtactaataataataaccataacaatgataataataataaaaattctaattgtaattataatacctATGCTAATGATAACGATAAGGATAATAttcttaatttaattaataataatgatatttctacttATTAGAGGTGATaacaatcatcattatcataatcataataataataaaaatgacgatattaataatattagatatgttaatgataataatactcataatcttaatattagtgataagaataattatcataataataataacataaatactaataataacaataatatgataataataataataataataataataataataataataataataataataataataataataataataataataataataataataataataataataataataaaagtaaaagtgtatacccaaaaaaaaaatgtttctaaaaagatttgcacgagaccgggcttgaacccgtgaccttccGTTAACCGACCCAACACCCAAACCATCCAAGCTACACTGTCTTTCTGTTATTATACGACCCAGAATTTATTATAACCCGAATATAATTTGTTCCCTTTTCTTGTTCTTCCTTCAAACTAAACGAATTCAACTCAAACCCAAAACTATAACCGCGAATTTCAAAGTTGATTTAGGACTTAAAATTAGTTAACCAGTGTTGGATTCTTCCATAAAATCaaacaaacaaataaaaaaaatatagaaacagaaaaaaatacACATCTGTTGTCGcagcttttttaaaaaaaatatattgattTTCGATTTTAAGGCTGTTTAGTACAAAAGTTCCTACAAGAATTATATTTTAAATTGTTCCTAGAAACTCTATGAATCATCATTTTATCCTAAAACATAAGAACAAACACGAATTTTACCATGAACCAAACTGTTGACTTTTGACTTGAAAAGCTTTGACTTGAAAATTAaagttcgttattaagaattgggatgtgaaactttgcagaaagttttagtAAACGATTCCTAACTACTTcccattattacatttttaaaaacTTTGCAAAATCGAGCTGTTGATGAAAATAGACACGAACAGGGGTATAAGTTTGCTTTCTTATATTATTTCTTTGATTTTTTTTCGAATGGCAGTGCATAAATGTGATGTGCAATGAATGATTGATATAAAAGCAGATATTAATCGAATGTTGTATTGTGGTACAGATGGGTTTCGACAGAATCACCATCAGGtaaacagaaagaaagaaaaaatattAAAGTAGATAGTGAAATCTAACTAATTCGTACCTTTTTAttgtttttatataatttatataattattttttaataaaaataaatatatgagtcatattattaatactaattaataataatcatattaattattattactaagatacaTATTTGATTATAgacaattataaataataataataataatcctattaatattattagcaaatgataacaataaaaataatattaataatactaacaaaaataaaaaaatttaataatattattatgataataa
This genomic window from Rutidosis leptorrhynchoides isolate AG116_Rl617_1_P2 chromosome 2, CSIRO_AGI_Rlap_v1, whole genome shotgun sequence contains:
- the LOC139890570 gene encoding uncharacterized protein isoform X1; its protein translation is MDLNPFKLDIDELIGEFAEDEMTTLAHMKRIWLSKKFTCIFEAKPNTKLGFFMQSLYGHCIGYMTSSGSISHRLGGLYCLYCLHETQPFNPPFRIYISIQELKRLKELVRDAKKVNIKDVPLLVNNMLKRNFFLYGAIDLKEGSVEERLNELTSLQNARVQHANKKLFADTQIEHYIHMDMGKELDVDSLKKISREYAMAKELAIKEAEKVVSTQDIKHIAVNQALIGDVIEKTTQDWNNHKEAFYQQTGLNQHQHFIEKPSSEQPSINENAEADDFIENSGMQDGGAYAENDDNFCDELEQQLLSLEEL
- the LOC139890570 gene encoding uncharacterized protein isoform X3, which codes for MTTLAHMKRIWLSKKFTCIFEAKPNTKLGFFMQSLYGHCIGYMTSSGSISHRLGGLYCLYCLHETQPFNPPFRIYISIQELKRLKELVRDAKKVNIKDVPLLVNNMLKRNFFLYGAIDLKEGSVEERLNELTSLQNARVQHANKKLFADTQIEHYIHMDMGKELDVDSLKKISREYAMAKELAIKEAEKVVSTQDIKHIAVNQALIGDVIEKTTQDWNNHKEAFYQQTGLNQHQHFIEKPSSEQPSINENAEADDFIENSGMQDGGAYAENDDNFCDELEQQLLSLEEL
- the LOC139890570 gene encoding uncharacterized protein isoform X2; this encodes MDLNPFKLDIDELIGEFAEDEMTTLAHMKRIWLSKKFTCIFEAKPNTKLGFFMQSLYGHCIGYMTSSGSISHRLGGLYCLYCLHETQPFNPPFRIYISIQELKRLKELVRDAKKVNIKDVPLLVNNMLKRNFFLYGAIDLKEGSVEERLNELTSLQNARVQHANKKLFADTQIEHYIHMDMGKELDVDSLKKISREYAMAKELAIKVNQALIGDVIEKTTQDWNNHKEAFYQQTGLNQHQHFIEKPSSEQPSINENAEADDFIENSGMQDGGAYAENDDNFCDELEQQLLSLEEL